The Methanothrix soehngenii GP6 genome has a window encoding:
- a CDS encoding helix-turn-helix transcriptional regulator, translating to MLVRASLLLILASMAMASATGQDFDSEVAGKNLSLDVYLYDSGKALVAGYADSIEGLTFLEPARYAPDNTAQYTSKYRFDNQLYAWTDALTSKQRENWSLMFSCDGFYNEYHVIFHLPNSSKLGRINSSKGLSYLVSTSNDSLIVESHGYGVYEPAISIEYRQHMEPEGNEQEGITGNTGNISSNLDSSNGDNSDLSQAYLLLILLVALAIGSLIIFIVRRRAVSPNAESSIPEAEDLPDDDQALDALSTESDQPEASEEDVEPEEMPSLEEGPKKEIAVSSEMMAVMDALTPRERSIVEALIKRGGRMTQAEIRYETNLPRSTLTTILVSLERRNLITKKEWGRTNVIELSERFLSVQERSS from the coding sequence ATGTTAGTGAGAGCAAGCCTCCTTTTGATCCTGGCCTCCATGGCCATGGCATCGGCTACCGGTCAGGATTTCGACAGCGAGGTCGCTGGGAAGAATCTCAGCCTCGATGTCTACTTGTATGATAGCGGCAAGGCCCTGGTTGCAGGCTATGCGGATAGCATAGAGGGCCTTACCTTTCTGGAGCCTGCTCGCTATGCTCCGGACAATACCGCTCAGTACACCTCCAAGTACAGGTTTGACAATCAGCTTTATGCCTGGACTGATGCTTTGACCTCGAAGCAAAGAGAGAACTGGAGCCTGATGTTCTCTTGCGACGGTTTTTATAACGAGTACCATGTCATCTTTCACCTTCCGAACAGCTCGAAGCTGGGCAGGATCAACAGCTCTAAGGGACTGAGTTATCTGGTATCTACCTCAAACGACTCTTTGATAGTGGAATCTCATGGGTACGGAGTCTATGAACCAGCGATCTCAATAGAGTATCGACAGCACATGGAGCCAGAGGGCAATGAGCAAGAGGGCATAACAGGAAATACAGGCAATATTAGTAGTAATCTAGATAGCTCAAACGGTGATAATAGCGACCTTAGCCAGGCCTATCTTCTTCTGATTCTGCTCGTAGCTTTAGCAATAGGCAGCCTGATTATTTTCATTGTCCGACGCAGAGCAGTTTCACCTAACGCTGAGTCGTCGATCCCTGAAGCAGAAGATCTTCCCGACGATGATCAGGCCCTCGATGCCTTATCAACTGAATCTGATCAACCGGAGGCCTCTGAGGAAGATGTTGAACCCGAAGAGATGCCTTCGCTCGAAGAAGGGCCGAAGAAGGAGATCGCAGTCAGCAGCGAGATGATGGCGGTCATGGATGCTCTGACTCCTCGAGAGCGTTCTATAGTTGAGGCATTGATCAAACGCGGCGGCAGGATGACCCAGGCGGAGATAAGATATGAGACCAACCTCCCCAGATCCACGCTCACCACGATACTGGTCTCACTGGAGAGACGAAACCTCATAACAAAGAAAGAATGGGGCAGGACCAATGTAATAGAGTTATCGGAAAGGTTCCTTTCCGTCCAGGAGCGCTCCTCCTGA
- a CDS encoding helix-turn-helix transcriptional regulator has product MVSMVLLKKILMGSAILLSLVAAIQASGQEFYSGAAGKNLSLNVHLLDTGQALVVGYVDDPRGLIFLRPTQYTDPAATRYASRYRYENETHQLYAWTDALTFKQGDTWRLMFQCPGFYAEYRVIFDLPADLGLGRINSSEGLKYVVSASNDSLTVISQGYDIRNPSITIEYQQSLAEEASLEDINGSSSNNFWLVGGAILFLVLFIGSVFTFMMRWRRNEMQPVKKDLLEGDHLLGIESQDASKPIDAVRSLGEIEVGSELNAVLETLTPRERSIMEILIKNGGKMKQMDMRYETGVPKSTLTMVLISLEKRNLVTRKEWGRTNVVELSERFFSGEKHS; this is encoded by the coding sequence ATGGTATCTATGGTACTATTGAAGAAGATCCTGATGGGATCGGCTATTCTTCTATCCCTTGTCGCCGCAATTCAGGCATCCGGACAGGAGTTCTATTCTGGGGCAGCCGGGAAGAACCTCAGCCTCAATGTCCACCTGCTCGACACCGGTCAGGCCCTGGTCGTGGGCTATGTTGATGATCCCAGGGGCCTGATCTTTCTGAGGCCGACCCAGTATACCGACCCGGCTGCGACTCGGTATGCATCCAGATACAGGTATGAAAACGAGACTCATCAGCTGTATGCCTGGACTGACGCACTGACTTTCAAGCAAGGAGATACCTGGAGATTGATGTTTCAATGTCCGGGCTTTTATGCCGAGTATCGCGTCATATTCGACCTTCCAGCCGATTTAGGGCTGGGAAGAATCAATAGCTCTGAGGGGCTGAAATACGTGGTCTCAGCCTCAAATGATTCGTTAACAGTTATTTCTCAGGGATATGATATCAGGAATCCTTCCATAACCATAGAGTACCAGCAGTCTTTAGCAGAAGAGGCATCTCTTGAGGATATCAACGGCAGCAGCTCTAACAATTTTTGGCTGGTCGGGGGCGCCATTTTATTTCTTGTTTTGTTTATCGGATCTGTCTTCACCTTTATGATGAGATGGCGAAGAAATGAGATGCAACCTGTCAAGAAGGATCTGCTTGAAGGCGATCATCTGCTCGGCATTGAGTCCCAGGATGCCTCAAAGCCAATAGATGCTGTCAGGTCCCTGGGAGAAATCGAGGTTGGCAGCGAGTTGAATGCGGTCTTGGAGACCCTGACCCCACGGGAGCGCTCGATCATGGAGATCCTGATAAAGAACGGCGGCAAAATGAAGCAGATGGATATGAGATACGAGACCGGCGTCCCTAAATCAACGCTTACCATGGTTCTGATATCATTGGAGAAGCGCAATCTCGTAACCAGGAAAGAATGGGGCAGAACCAACGTCGTAGAGCTATCAGAGAGGTTCTTCTCCGGAGAAAAACATTCCTGA
- a CDS encoding tetratricopeptide repeat protein has product MNAKRVNTKKMKAWTGIAMVLAVFSALCLAAAAEDNTPVAWIKRGIELSSNESYEEATQAFDRALEQDPQNLNAWLFKSMALTSLGTKIALENKNLGIKDREASGMTAFDKAIEAHERAIEIAPENATVWTYKANNLAKIGSFTDNLSILNESLQAFDKALELNPEDADAWHGKGIALVYISQTREDTSRYEEALRYIDRALEIDPQTAGALENKAGILSELGRQNESDKLYSEALELYNTSIETEKSTEDLVEAWLSKGFILQAQGKYEDAVKALGNATDADPMNGLAWKVKGVLLWRELKEYDDAVNAFDKALQINPKDPLTWMNKGDALKALGRQAEADEAYAKARELGYQG; this is encoded by the coding sequence ATGAATGCAAAAAGAGTGAATACAAAAAAGATGAAGGCCTGGACTGGGATTGCCATGGTCCTGGCCGTATTCTCTGCGCTGTGTCTGGCTGCGGCGGCGGAGGATAACACGCCCGTTGCTTGGATTAAAAGAGGTATAGAATTATCCAGTAACGAATCCTATGAGGAGGCCACCCAAGCCTTCGACAGAGCACTTGAGCAGGACCCTCAGAATCTCAATGCATGGCTTTTCAAGAGCATGGCACTGACGAGTCTGGGCACAAAGATCGCTTTGGAAAATAAGAACCTGGGCATAAAAGACCGTGAAGCCTCTGGCATGACGGCCTTTGATAAAGCTATTGAGGCACATGAAAGGGCTATAGAAATCGCCCCAGAGAATGCCACAGTCTGGACCTACAAGGCCAACAACCTTGCTAAAATCGGCTCATTCACAGATAACCTTAGCATATTAAACGAATCCCTGCAGGCCTTCGACAAAGCCCTGGAGCTGAATCCCGAGGATGCCGATGCCTGGCATGGTAAAGGTATTGCCTTGGTTTACATAAGCCAGACGAGAGAGGATACAAGCAGATATGAAGAGGCCCTTCGGTACATCGACCGGGCTCTAGAGATAGACCCGCAGACGGCAGGAGCACTGGAGAACAAGGCAGGCATCCTCTCCGAATTAGGAAGACAAAATGAATCTGATAAATTATATAGCGAAGCTCTTGAGCTTTATAACACCAGTATTGAAACTGAAAAATCGACTGAGGATCTGGTGGAGGCTTGGCTTTCAAAGGGCTTCATTCTGCAAGCTCAGGGCAAATATGAGGATGCTGTCAAGGCACTGGGTAATGCTACTGATGCCGATCCGATGAACGGATTGGCCTGGAAGGTCAAAGGAGTTCTCTTGTGGAGGGAGTTGAAAGAATATGATGATGCCGTAAATGCTTTCGATAAAGCCCTGCAAATTAATCCCAAAGACCCTCTGACCTGGATGAATAAAGGCGATGCTCTAAAAGCGCTGGGCCGCCAGGCCGAAGCGGATGAAGCCTACGCCAAGGCCCGGGAGCTGGGGTATCAAGGTTAA
- a CDS encoding tetratricopeptide repeat protein — protein sequence MNGKSKMRAWIGVAMVLIVLSAMCLVAAAQETADEWVKKGDDLMNSMASESLTEALNAYDKALQMDSQNESILLRKTVVLDIITIGTATEALGIVEKKLENNPQDALAWQARGVALNYLSIEQEATQSFEKAIEIYDQEIQKDPKNGTAWWYKAENLANLQRFEEALIAYEKVIELDHPRKVDALSTKGGILMQYGRLEESISALDKATELDPNHITSWFTKGQALKEMGRNAESEAATAKARELGYKG from the coding sequence ATGAATGGAAAATCTAAGATGAGAGCCTGGATCGGGGTGGCCATGGTCCTAATAGTGCTCTCTGCGATGTGCTTGGTAGCTGCGGCACAGGAGACTGCAGATGAGTGGGTGAAGAAGGGAGATGATCTGATGAATTCAATGGCGTCTGAGTCCTTAACTGAGGCGCTGAACGCATACGACAAAGCTCTTCAAATGGATTCGCAAAATGAGTCTATTTTGCTAAGAAAAACAGTAGTTCTTGATATAATAACAATAGGAACAGCTACAGAGGCGCTTGGTATCGTAGAGAAGAAATTGGAGAATAATCCGCAGGATGCATTGGCCTGGCAGGCAAGAGGTGTAGCACTAAACTACTTGAGCATTGAACAAGAGGCCACCCAATCCTTCGAGAAGGCCATAGAAATATACGATCAAGAGATCCAGAAAGATCCCAAGAACGGCACTGCCTGGTGGTATAAGGCCGAAAATTTAGCGAATCTCCAGAGGTTCGAGGAGGCACTCATTGCTTACGAGAAGGTGATTGAGCTAGACCATCCCAGGAAGGTAGACGCATTGAGCACTAAAGGTGGCATTCTCATGCAGTATGGAAGGCTTGAAGAATCTATCAGTGCCTTAGATAAGGCTACTGAGTTGGATCCAAACCATATCACGTCGTGGTTTACTAAGGGCCAAGCTCTTAAAGAAATGGGACGCAATGCAGAATCAGAGGCCGCCACCGCAAAAGCGAGGGAGCTGGGGTATAAAGGTTGA
- a CDS encoding helix-turn-helix transcriptional regulator: MKKDLIIVALKYGQGILKEPRKLIVALLLLVSIALTSGQEFDGTDEQKLDLDIYLYNTGKTLVAGYMEDPKGLTFLRTAQYNALYPNQYVPRYSYDNDTRQLYAWTDGLTRKNGENWSLAFTTWGLCSQCHIVFHLPGDLRLGRINSSSGLNYMITASNESLLVDAQAHGVKDPAITIEYQQPLGNEPLQDASAREEGHGSGSQNLLMVAAFIFILTIGSAFAFVVGRRRERLPLGQADRPDLSVVDRQPEVSAPDTSAEPLQAAQMAASQDYASFEADPPTVAAEDDAEDEDDAGPIGMLPAAEGQKKDIAVSSEMKAVMDALTHRERSIIEALIKHGGRTTQAEIRYETGLPRSSLTMVLVSLERRNLITKKEWGRTNVIELSESFFSKKEQS, from the coding sequence ATGAAGAAGGATCTGATAATCGTGGCTTTGAAGTATGGGCAGGGTATTCTTAAGGAACCAAGAAAGCTCATAGTTGCTCTTCTTCTGCTAGTCTCCATCGCTCTGACATCTGGACAGGAGTTCGATGGTACGGATGAACAAAAGCTCGACCTAGACATCTACTTATACAATACAGGCAAAACCCTAGTGGCGGGCTACATGGAGGACCCAAAAGGCCTGACATTTCTGAGGACCGCTCAGTACAATGCCCTTTATCCCAATCAATATGTCCCCAGATACAGCTACGATAATGATACTCGCCAGCTATACGCCTGGACAGACGGCCTGACCCGGAAGAATGGGGAGAACTGGAGCCTGGCCTTCACCACCTGGGGACTCTGCAGCCAGTGCCATATCGTCTTCCACTTGCCAGGCGACTTGAGGCTGGGAAGAATCAACAGTTCTAGCGGGCTGAACTACATGATCACCGCCTCCAATGAATCCCTGCTGGTGGATGCCCAGGCACACGGTGTTAAGGACCCTGCAATCACCATCGAGTACCAGCAGCCTTTGGGCAATGAGCCTCTGCAAGACGCATCTGCGAGAGAGGAAGGCCATGGCAGCGGCTCACAAAACCTTCTCATGGTTGCCGCCTTTATATTTATCCTGACTATTGGATCAGCATTCGCTTTCGTCGTAGGCAGGCGAAGAGAAAGACTGCCGCTCGGCCAGGCAGATCGACCAGATCTGTCGGTTGTAGACCGCCAGCCTGAAGTCAGTGCCCCAGATACGTCGGCAGAGCCTTTGCAGGCTGCGCAGATGGCAGCATCGCAGGATTACGCGTCTTTCGAAGCTGATCCGCCGACCGTTGCAGCTGAGGACGATGCGGAGGATGAGGATGATGCAGGGCCCATTGGGATGCTCCCGGCAGCAGAGGGCCAAAAGAAAGATATCGCAGTCAGCAGCGAGATGAAGGCCGTTATGGACGCTCTGACTCACAGAGAGCGCTCGATCATAGAGGCCCTGATAAAGCACGGCGGCAGAACGACCCAGGCGGAGATAAGATATGAGACCGGCCTGCCCAGATCCTCCCTCACCATGGTTTTGGTATCCCTGGAGAGGCGAAACCTCATAACAAAGAAAGAATGGGGCAGGACCAATGTGATAGAGCTGTCTGAATCGTTCTTTTCCAAAAAGGAACAATCCTGA
- a CDS encoding tetratricopeptide repeat protein — protein MAKEDTAGYWLNKGNESREMAINEMQNQTAREIFLQEAREAYDKAIEIDPQSASAWFKKGELQIDFLGNYEEALNAFNKSIQINPQFADAWYQKGKTLTGYGDFEEALESYNKSLEINPNSSDAWYWKAGVLAELNRHEEAIPAYDKAIELDPTQASYWLDRGGALNRLNRTEGANASFTRAVELCDEAIEQNPKSIMAWQGKGTAFYHLERLNESIQCFDKVIELAPMYYRSYYYKGKALQDLGREVEAEELFARSKELGGI, from the coding sequence ATGGCGAAGGAAGACACAGCCGGTTATTGGCTGAACAAGGGCAACGAGTCGCGTGAAATGGCAATAAATGAAATGCAAAATCAGACTGCCCGAGAGATATTTCTTCAGGAAGCCCGCGAGGCCTATGATAAGGCTATAGAGATCGATCCTCAATCGGCATCGGCCTGGTTTAAGAAGGGAGAGCTTCAGATCGATTTCCTCGGCAATTATGAGGAAGCCCTTAATGCTTTCAATAAATCCATACAGATCAATCCGCAATTTGCCGATGCCTGGTATCAGAAAGGCAAAACCCTGACTGGCTATGGAGATTTTGAAGAAGCCCTGGAATCCTATAATAAATCTCTTGAGATAAATCCAAACTCATCCGATGCCTGGTACTGGAAAGCAGGCGTTCTGGCCGAACTGAACAGGCACGAAGAGGCAATCCCGGCTTATGATAAGGCCATTGAGCTCGATCCCACTCAAGCATCATACTGGCTGGACAGAGGCGGCGCTCTCAACAGACTCAATCGCACTGAAGGGGCTAACGCTTCTTTCACAAGAGCAGTTGAGCTCTGCGACGAGGCCATCGAGCAAAATCCCAAGAGTATAATGGCCTGGCAGGGCAAAGGCACGGCCTTTTACCATCTGGAACGACTCAATGAGTCGATACAGTGCTTCGACAAGGTCATAGAGCTGGCTCCCATGTACTATAGGTCCTACTACTACAAGGGAAAGGCACTGCAGGATTTGGGCCGTGAGGTCGAAGCAGAGGAACTCTTCGCCAGGTCCAAGGAGCTGGGCGGCATATAA
- a CDS encoding tetratricopeptide repeat protein — MNEKRVNDLRANAKKMRAWMRIPLILAVLFVLCLAAVAQENTADSWYQEGLKLMGNDNYRDALIAFDKAIEIDPENASIWMGKGDVLVRMGDYNESLKIYENALEMAEKTTQDNPHDARGWLVKGELFIRIFKNDEAINAYSRATELNPKYAEAWYQKGAALNLKAGELPEQESAKTYEEAFTALNKAIELDPGYGKAWNDKGYTLLSLARFNGKNFNRYNESLEAFDRAIELISAEDSRQFSALAWEGKALAFVGMSNMLNDMDRKDEARERYEEALTACDRVIELDPDFTGQEARLLKAGILSELGRYNESLVAYDGAISSVPADLVLLTATFMADKSSVLVKMGEYEEALTTINAALKIDPTNPIAWKNKGEALNYTGRYEEAVSAYDKAVELSPELGLLKASSWQGKGDALKASGRQVEAAAAFARAKELGYKA, encoded by the coding sequence ATGAATGAAAAAAGAGTGAATGATCTGAGAGCGAATGCAAAAAAGATGAGGGCCTGGATGAGAATCCCCCTCATCCTGGCCGTTCTCTTTGTGCTATGTCTGGCAGCTGTAGCGCAGGAGAATACTGCAGATAGCTGGTATCAAGAGGGTTTGAAGCTAATGGGAAACGATAACTATAGGGATGCGCTCATTGCATTCGATAAGGCAATTGAGATCGATCCCGAGAACGCCAGCATATGGATGGGCAAAGGTGATGTGCTCGTAAGAATGGGAGATTATAATGAATCGCTGAAGATTTATGAAAACGCCTTGGAGATGGCAGAAAAAACTACCCAAGATAATCCCCATGATGCCAGGGGCTGGCTTGTGAAAGGGGAGCTTTTCATAAGGATTTTCAAGAACGATGAGGCCATCAACGCCTATAGCAGAGCTACTGAACTGAATCCCAAGTATGCGGAGGCTTGGTACCAGAAGGGCGCAGCTCTGAACCTTAAGGCAGGGGAACTACCTGAACAGGAGAGCGCCAAGACCTATGAAGAAGCCTTTACAGCCTTGAACAAGGCCATTGAGCTGGATCCTGGCTATGGAAAGGCCTGGAATGATAAAGGCTATACTCTCTTGTCCCTCGCCAGGTTCAATGGCAAGAATTTTAACAGATACAATGAGTCGCTGGAGGCTTTCGATAGGGCCATTGAGCTTATTTCTGCTGAAGATTCCAGGCAATTCTCAGCTCTGGCCTGGGAGGGCAAGGCACTTGCATTCGTTGGCATGAGCAATATGCTTAACGATATGGATAGGAAGGATGAGGCCAGAGAAAGGTATGAAGAGGCCTTAACGGCTTGCGATAGAGTTATTGAGCTAGACCCAGATTTCACCGGCCAGGAAGCTCGATTATTGAAGGCTGGTATCCTCTCCGAACTGGGCAGGTACAATGAATCTCTTGTGGCCTACGACGGGGCTATTTCGTCTGTGCCTGCAGACCTTGTCTTGCTCACAGCCACATTTATGGCGGACAAGAGTAGCGTTCTTGTAAAGATGGGCGAGTACGAGGAAGCCCTAACGACTATTAATGCCGCCCTAAAGATAGATCCGACAAATCCGATTGCCTGGAAGAACAAAGGTGAAGCCCTAAATTATACGGGCAGATACGAAGAGGCCGTAAGCGCCTACGACAAGGCTGTTGAGCTGAGTCCAGAGCTAGGTCTGCTGAAAGCCTCCTCCTGGCAGGGCAAGGGCGATGCACTGAAGGCCTCAGGACGCCAGGTTGAAGCGGCTGCAGCTTTTGCCAGGGCAAAGGAGCTAGGGTATAAAGCATAG
- a CDS encoding tetratricopeptide repeat protein, with protein sequence MKTGFVVALLAIAMLCASAMAQEDTANDWYKKGQSLIATGFGYNIDEALEAFDNAIQIEPQNIDAWLGKAKSLAYMDEKNESLEAFRNILNLTNETIKENPEDTSAWQSKGIALASLGREAEATDAFERSIELLNQSLLNDPKDAEAWWLKAENLELLGRTDSALEAYDKVIELNSSEAVGAWIRKSDIFYGQPGGYNQSQDAFGKAVDLMEVNSTSFISFWYPEGDHTIILNEWMIDGQIVRVDFGRYNRSIQAYDDLVQTRTKSGLFAAWQNKGRAITPLDTTLGKPSEYLLGSSPNWVVYNFSSADFPVINGSADLQEGSFEDNSAEDWFNRGQELQRNDSHEEALQAFDKAIEINQSYAFAWGGKGYVLYNMGRYEEAIAAWDRAIELEPDEFYSGSKWEMKGKVLAILGRNEESAQAYERALELADKAVTEYKTSTDLNLSAAWGFKGQLLDDQGRYVEALEAVANSSKANPEDAFAWAVMGDILADRLGRYNESIESYNKSLEIDPKNIGALRGEGYALASLGRYEEALEYYNRALEIDSRFARAWQGLGDALRNMGMYNESIQAYDRAIAEMPQQPQYALIGKGMALDSLGRYDEAQEDYEQALKDYDDVIKKNPRNAQVMYNQGNALRGLQRHNESLQAYDRAIELNPGYIDAWRGKAIVLRALGGNAEAEEASAKAMDLGYMSGMVTAVAGSGLIVAERAEMMPEAEETGPRR encoded by the coding sequence ATGAAAACAGGATTTGTCGTTGCATTGTTGGCGATAGCTATGCTCTGCGCCTCTGCTATGGCGCAGGAGGATACAGCAAATGACTGGTATAAAAAAGGCCAGAGCTTGATTGCCACTGGATTCGGATACAACATCGATGAGGCTTTAGAGGCGTTCGATAATGCCATTCAAATCGAACCTCAAAATATCGATGCCTGGCTTGGCAAGGCCAAAAGCCTGGCCTATATGGACGAGAAGAACGAGTCGCTTGAGGCATTCAGGAATATCCTAAATCTAACCAACGAGACCATAAAGGAGAATCCAGAAGATACAAGCGCCTGGCAGAGCAAAGGAATCGCCCTGGCAAGCCTTGGCAGAGAGGCAGAGGCCACAGATGCTTTTGAAAGATCCATTGAACTGCTCAACCAGAGCCTCCTGAACGATCCAAAAGATGCCGAAGCCTGGTGGCTGAAGGCCGAGAATCTGGAATTATTGGGCAGGACCGATTCTGCGCTTGAGGCTTACGATAAGGTCATAGAGCTGAACTCCTCTGAGGCTGTGGGGGCATGGATCCGTAAGTCAGACATCTTCTATGGACAGCCGGGAGGCTATAACCAGTCACAGGACGCCTTCGGCAAAGCGGTCGACCTGATGGAGGTCAACTCCACCAGCTTCATCTCCTTTTGGTATCCTGAAGGAGATCATACCATAATCCTGAACGAGTGGATGATCGACGGCCAGATAGTCAGAGTGGACTTTGGAAGATACAACAGATCCATTCAGGCATACGATGACCTGGTCCAGACCCGCACCAAATCCGGTCTCTTTGCCGCCTGGCAGAACAAGGGCAGAGCCATCACTCCCCTTGATACGACTCTAGGAAAGCCAAGCGAGTATCTTTTAGGATCGAGCCCCAACTGGGTGGTCTACAACTTCTCCAGTGCCGATTTTCCCGTCATTAACGGCTCAGCTGATTTGCAGGAGGGCTCATTCGAGGATAACAGCGCAGAGGACTGGTTCAACAGGGGCCAGGAGCTGCAAAGAAACGATTCTCATGAAGAGGCCCTCCAGGCTTTCGATAAAGCCATTGAGATCAATCAATCGTACGCCTTCGCCTGGGGTGGCAAGGGATATGTTCTCTACAACATGGGCAGGTACGAGGAGGCAATAGCCGCCTGGGACAGAGCCATTGAGCTTGAGCCTGATGAGTTTTACTCAGGCAGCAAATGGGAGATGAAGGGAAAAGTCCTGGCGATCCTTGGCAGGAACGAGGAGAGTGCTCAGGCTTACGAAAGAGCGCTTGAGCTTGCGGATAAGGCTGTGACTGAGTACAAGACCTCAACAGACCTGAACCTCTCCGCTGCCTGGGGCTTTAAAGGACAGCTCCTCGACGACCAGGGAAGGTACGTAGAGGCTCTAGAGGCAGTGGCCAACTCCTCGAAGGCAAATCCAGAGGACGCATTTGCCTGGGCCGTCATGGGAGACATTCTGGCAGACCGTCTTGGCAGGTACAACGAATCAATCGAGTCTTACAATAAATCTCTGGAGATTGACCCGAAGAACATAGGAGCCCTGAGAGGAGAGGGATATGCTCTCGCAAGCCTTGGCAGGTACGAGGAGGCCCTAGAGTACTATAACAGGGCTCTGGAGATCGATTCTCGGTTTGCCAGAGCCTGGCAAGGCTTAGGAGATGCCCTCAGGAACATGGGCATGTACAACGAATCAATCCAGGCTTATGACAGGGCAATTGCGGAGATGCCGCAACAGCCACAATATGCCTTGATTGGAAAGGGCATGGCCCTCGACAGCCTGGGCAGATATGACGAAGCACAAGAGGATTACGAGCAAGCCCTGAAGGATTACGATGATGTCATCAAAAAGAATCCGAGAAATGCCCAGGTCATGTACAATCAGGGCAATGCCCTCCGGGGACTGCAGAGACACAACGAATCTCTGCAGGCATACGACAGAGCCATTGAGCTGAATCCGGGATATATCGATGCCTGGCGCGGCAAGGCCATTGTGCTTCGAGCTCTTGGCGGCAATGCCGAGGCAGAGGAGGCTTCCGCAAAAGCCATGGATCTGGGATACATGTCTGGAATGGTGACGGCGGTTGCCGGAAGCGGTCTCATTGTCGCCGAAAGGGCAGAGATGATGCCTGAGGCTGAGGAAACGGGGCCTCGAAGATGA